Genomic window (Candidatus Neomarinimicrobiota bacterium):
CCTGATCTGCTTGTGGAGGAAGTGGACGGCAAACTTCTGGTATCTGTGAATGATGGTAATCTTCCTGATATTCGCCTTTCTTCTTTGTATGGGAACCTCTTGAAGGCAAAAAACGGGAACAGTAGTGATGTGAAAATTTTTTTGAAGAAGAAAGTAGAGTCAGCAAAGTGGTTTGTTCTAGCCGTTCAGCAAAGGCAACTAACCATGATAAAAGTGATGAATGCCATCATTAATAGGCAAGATGCCTTTTTCAGCGGAGATACTTCAACCCTCCGTCCCATGATCTTGAAAAATATTGCCGATGCAATTGAGATGGATATCTCCACCGTCAGCCGTGTGACACGAGGGAAATATGTTCAGACACCGTGGGGAGTTTTTGAACTGAAACACTTCTTTTCCGAAGGGATGACAACTGAGAGTGGTGAAGAAGTTTCTACTAAACTGGTAAAGGATGTGCTCAAGAAAATTATCGATAGCGAAAACAAAGGACATCCGAACTCTGATGACAAATTAGCAGAGATGATGAAGGAAAAGGGATATCTCATCGCAAGACGAACAGTTGCGAAGTATCGTGAAAAGTTAAAGATTCCAGTGGCCCGTTTGAGGCGGGCTTTACCGTAATTAAACCATAAAGGAGAACTGAAAGATGGCAAGAAAGATAATGGTGGGTGATCAAGAGATCACAATACCAACGTTCAACATTGGTGGACTTGCAATCCTGCTATTAGTCGTAGGTGCCTGGTTTGTCTTGAGCGCCTTTTTTATAGTGGGCCCAGATGAAGAAGGCGTCGTCCGCCGTTTCGGCAAATGGGTGAGGACAGAGCCCAGCGGTCTTCACTTCAAATTCCCTTATCCCATTGAAAAAGTTGACCTGCCCAAAGTGACGCAGGTACAACAGATTTCTGTCGGCAGAATTCTCAAGGAAGCGAAAATGCTGACAGGGGATGAAAATATCCTCCTTGTAGAGGTGAGAGTTCAGTACAAGATCAAGGATGCGGCCCAGTATCTGTTCAATGTCCGAAACGTAGAAGAGCTCATCAAGGATGCTACTGAATCAGCTTTGCGGCAAACCATAGGATCTCACCCCATCGATGACCCTCTCACTGAAAAGAAGGCAGAGATCATGGATGAGATTCAGTTGTTGCTGCAACAAATGCTGGATGATTACAAATGCGGCATTGATATTCGGCAGGTTCAGCTTCAGGATGTAAATCCTCCCCAGGAAGTGGATTTTGCTTTTAAGGATGTTCAGAGCGCCAAGGAGGAGAAAGAGCAGCTCATTAACCAGGCCCTTGGTTATCAGAATGACCTTATCCCGAAAGCTCGGGGTGAAGCGGTGACAATGATCCGAGAGGCGGAAGGTTACAGGGAAGAGCGTGTCAAAAGAGCGGAAGGTGATGCGTCAAGATTCCTTTCTGTTCTTGCTGAATACCGCAAAGCGAAAAATGTGACGGAAAAAAGGCTTTATCTCGAAACCATGGAGCAAATTCTTCCGGGTATTGATAAAGTTATCCTCGACGAAGAGGCTGGGAATCTATTAAATATATTGCCATTGGGAAATCTTGGTGGTGTAATGAAAACGGGGGTGAAAAAATGAGAATTACAGGATTAATTGTTCTGGTGGTGGCAGCTGTTACTCTTTTTATCACAGCTTACACAATTGATGAAACTGAGCAGGCCATTATTATTGAATTTGGCCGACCGGTCGATAAACCTGTGATCGAAGCAGGATTGCATTTCAAAATGCCATGGCGGCAGTTGGTTAAGTTCGACAACCGGATTTTGGAATACGATGTAGAGCCGAAAGCCATTCTCTCCCTTGATAAAAAGCGGCTTGAGGTAGACAACTACGCCCGGTGGCGCATTGGCGATCCACTGATGTTCTACAAAGCTGTGAGAACGATCAACGGTGGTCTGAACAGAATTGATCCCATCGTCTACTCTGAACTGAGGGTGGAACTGGGCAAACACAACCTGACGGAGATCGTTGACAAGCGGCGCGAAAAAATCATGGAAATTGTTACAGTAGAAACCCGGAAAAAACTAGTGGAATACGGGATCGACATTCATGATGTCCGGATCAAGCGAGCGGACCTTTCTAAGGAGAATGAGAGAGCTGTTTTCGATCGGATGATCGCCGAACGGGAACGACAGGCGAAACAGTACAGGTCGGAAGGTGAGGAAGAAGCCCTAAAAATCCGTGCCGAGACAGACAAGGAAAAAACCATTATTCTTGCTGAGGCCTATAAACAGTCGCAAGAAATTAAAGGTGAAGGGGATGCTAGTGCGGTGGAAATCTACGCTAGCGCA
Coding sequences:
- the hflK gene encoding FtsH protease activity modulator HflK, whose product is MARKIMVGDQEITIPTFNIGGLAILLLVVGAWFVLSAFFIVGPDEEGVVRRFGKWVRTEPSGLHFKFPYPIEKVDLPKVTQVQQISVGRILKEAKMLTGDENILLVEVRVQYKIKDAAQYLFNVRNVEELIKDATESALRQTIGSHPIDDPLTEKKAEIMDEIQLLLQQMLDDYKCGIDIRQVQLQDVNPPQEVDFAFKDVQSAKEEKEQLINQALGYQNDLIPKARGEAVTMIREAEGYREERVKRAEGDASRFLSVLAEYRKAKNVTEKRLYLETMEQILPGIDKVILDEEAGNLLNILPLGNLGGVMKTGVKK
- the hflC gene encoding protease modulator HflC; the encoded protein is MRITGLIVLVVAAVTLFITAYTIDETEQAIIIEFGRPVDKPVIEAGLHFKMPWRQLVKFDNRILEYDVEPKAILSLDKKRLEVDNYARWRIGDPLMFYKAVRTINGGLNRIDPIVYSELRVELGKHNLTEIVDKRREKIMEIVTVETRKKLVEYGIDIHDVRIKRADLSKENERAVFDRMIAERERQAKQYRSEGEEEALKIRAETDKEKTIILAEAYKQSQEIKGEGDASAVEIYASAFKSDPQFYTFVRTLEAYQKVIDDRTTLILSTNSELLDLMKGKK